A single genomic interval of Macadamia integrifolia cultivar HAES 741 chromosome 6, SCU_Mint_v3, whole genome shotgun sequence harbors:
- the LOC122081089 gene encoding F-box protein PP2-A13-like: protein MGAWFSGFVVESDEGSIPKPCLGDLPESCVSSIYMYLDPSDICKFARLNRAFRGASSADFVWESKLPSNYRYLIDKLFDKAPVNLNKKDIYAGLCHPNPFDGGSKEAWLDVSTGGIFLSISSKALRITGIDDRRYWNHIPTEESRFHTVAYLHQIWWFEVGGEVEFCFPVGTYSLFFRVQLGRASKRLGRRICNPEHVHGWDIKPVRFQLWTSDGQTAQSQCYLSEPGIWSHYYVGDFIVENPNVPTKIKFSMTQIDCTHTKGGLCVDSVLVCPSGFKI, encoded by the exons ATGGGGGCTTGGTTCTCTGGTTTTGTAGTAGAAAGTGACGAAGGTTCTATTCCGAAGCCTTGTCTCGGAGATTTACCGGAGAGTTGCGTTTCTTCAATTTATATGTATTTGGATCCATCTGATATTTGTAAATTCGCACGGTTGAATCGAGCTTTTCGTGGTGCTTCGTCTGCTGATTTCGTTTGGGAATCAAAGTTGCCTTCAAATTATCGTTACCTGATCGACAAATTATTCGATAAGGCTCCGGTGAATTTGAATAAGAAGGATATTTACGCCGGACTTTGTCATCCTAACCCTTTTGATGGTGGTTCTAAG GAGGCTTGGCTGGACGTGAGTACGGGTGGGATTTTCCTGTCGATTTCTTCCAAGGCGCTAAGAATAACCGGGATTGATGATCGGAGATATTGGAATCACATTCCAACTGAGGAATCTAG ATTCCACACTGTGGCTTATCTTCATCAAATTTGGTGGTTTGAGGTAGGAGGGGAAGTTGAGTTCTGCTTTCCAGTGGGAACATATAGCCTTTTCTTCAGGGTTCAGCTGGGCAGGGCCTCCAAGAGACTAGGCCGTCGAATCTGCAATCCGGAGCACGTCCACGGTTGGGACATAAAGCCTGTGCGTTTCCAGCTATGGACATCAGATGGTCAGACTGCACAGTCACAGTGCTATTTGAGTGAACCAGGGATCTGGAGTCACTATTATGTTGGAGATTTCATCGTGGAGAACCCCAATGTGCCCACAAAGATCAAGTTTTCAATGACCCAGATTGATTGCACGCACACCAAAGGCGGTCTCTGTGTAGATTCAGTTTTGGTATGCCCTAGTGGGTTTAAAATTTAG